In the genome of Ghiorsea bivora, one region contains:
- a CDS encoding DegT/DnrJ/EryC1/StrS family aminotransferase — protein MKVPFLDLKSPFVELQAELNSAYEHVMSSGWYVNGSEVSSFEKDFSAFCGSNFSVGVGNGLDALVLILRGMNIGEGDEVIVPSHTFIATWLAVSQVGAIPVPVEPDEITYNINASLIESAITKKTKAVIAVHLYGQPADMDAINTVAKKHGLKVIEDAAQAHGARYNGHRVGSLGDAAAFSFYPGKNLGAFGDGGAVVSSDKTLTEMVRMLSNYGSKIKYEHDVQGVNSRLDELQAAMLRVKLKVLDEWNKRRQQVASSYLSSFQGISDDLILPECAQGAEHVWHLFVLRHPKRDQVCRYMREQGVETLIHYPHACHKTKAYVNYKHHLRVSEMLAEQVFSIPMGPHLAAEGAERVVEVVKKALVHV, from the coding sequence ATGAAAGTACCATTTTTGGACTTGAAAAGCCCATTTGTTGAACTGCAGGCTGAGTTGAATAGTGCATATGAGCATGTTATGTCTTCGGGCTGGTATGTGAATGGGTCAGAAGTATCTTCTTTTGAGAAGGATTTTTCTGCGTTCTGCGGTTCCAATTTTAGTGTGGGCGTTGGCAACGGGTTAGATGCGCTGGTGTTGATTCTTCGCGGCATGAACATTGGCGAAGGAGATGAAGTAATTGTTCCCTCTCATACATTTATTGCAACATGGTTGGCAGTGTCTCAAGTAGGTGCAATACCAGTACCTGTTGAACCAGACGAAATAACATACAATATCAACGCTAGCCTGATTGAGAGTGCGATAACAAAAAAAACGAAGGCGGTTATTGCTGTTCACCTTTATGGTCAGCCTGCAGATATGGATGCGATTAATACGGTTGCTAAAAAACATGGTTTGAAGGTTATTGAAGATGCAGCGCAAGCACATGGTGCGCGATACAATGGACATCGTGTTGGAAGCTTAGGGGATGCTGCTGCTTTTAGCTTCTACCCGGGGAAAAATCTTGGTGCATTTGGTGATGGAGGAGCCGTTGTCAGCTCTGATAAAACGTTGACTGAAATGGTTCGCATGTTAAGCAATTACGGTTCAAAGATTAAGTATGAACATGATGTACAGGGTGTGAACTCAAGGCTTGATGAATTACAGGCTGCAATGTTGCGCGTAAAGCTGAAGGTGCTGGATGAATGGAATAAGCGGCGGCAACAGGTTGCGTCGAGTTACTTGTCATCATTTCAGGGGATTAGTGATGATTTAATCTTACCCGAATGCGCTCAAGGTGCCGAACATGTTTGGCATTTATTTGTATTGCGCCACCCTAAGCGTGATCAGGTTTGCCGTTATATGCGAGAACAGGGCGTGGAGACATTAATTCATTATCCGCATGCATGCCATAAAACAAAAGCATATGTAAACTACAAGCACCACTTGCGAGTAAGTGAAATGCTGGCTGAGCAAGTGTTTAGTATTCCAATGGGGCCACACCTAGCTGCTGAAGGTGCAGAGCGTGTGGTTGAGGTTGTTAAGAAGGCGTTGGTACATGTATAG
- a CDS encoding sugar 3,4-ketoisomerase, whose amino-acid sequence MSLMQIVDFQVLGDDRGSLVALETGKEIPFDIKRVYYIFGTNPGVARGFHAHKALRQVAVCVSGSCRFVLDNGRRKEEVVLASPNHGLLIEHMMWREMYDFSEDCVLMVLASEHYDESDYIRDYDEFIKEAS is encoded by the coding sequence ATGAGCTTGATGCAAATAGTAGATTTTCAAGTCCTAGGGGATGACAGGGGATCTTTGGTTGCCTTAGAAACAGGGAAGGAGATTCCCTTCGATATAAAGCGGGTATATTATATTTTTGGGACAAACCCAGGTGTTGCACGAGGATTTCATGCTCATAAAGCCTTAAGGCAAGTTGCGGTTTGTGTGAGTGGAAGCTGTCGCTTTGTGCTGGATAATGGTCGGCGTAAAGAAGAAGTGGTGTTGGCATCACCAAACCACGGCTTATTGATTGAGCATATGATGTGGCGTGAAATGTATGATTTTAGTGAAGATTGTGTATTGATGGTGTTGGCTAGTGAGCACTATGATGAATCTGATTATATTCGGGACTATGATGAGTTTATCAAAGAAGCAAGTTAA
- a CDS encoding ABC transporter permease, whose protein sequence is MYSRKVVVYRPRFKENFIQGMLAEIGDLWRSRYVGVNLFRVKLSERYQGSVLGVLWSVITPVVMMVIMAIIFPLIMKMRVENYVVYLFSGLVVFRLLSSTISMGSNAVVGYKALISKVALPSMLYPTVIVAVEFANFLLVMVALHFVALAFSFEINTHLLYLFVSIVITLFFCIGLASLLSLFVVYYRDIKQILEMAVQGLFYLTPIVYPIMMVPEKYHVFMEFNVMFQFVRLFHQAIYSSSPPVWGYMVAPLGLAIVVFLLGLAMHRRLGRQLVFRL, encoded by the coding sequence ATGTATAGTCGAAAAGTTGTGGTATACCGCCCGAGGTTTAAAGAAAATTTTATTCAAGGAATGCTTGCGGAGATAGGAGACTTATGGCGTAGCCGGTATGTGGGTGTAAACTTGTTTCGTGTGAAGCTATCAGAGCGTTATCAAGGCTCGGTTCTGGGAGTATTGTGGTCTGTGATTACGCCAGTTGTGATGATGGTGATTATGGCTATAATTTTTCCGCTGATTATGAAGATGAGAGTAGAAAACTATGTAGTATATTTGTTTTCTGGTTTAGTTGTGTTTCGTCTTCTTTCTAGTACGATTAGTATGGGTAGCAATGCCGTTGTTGGCTATAAAGCGCTGATTTCAAAAGTTGCCTTGCCCTCGATGCTTTACCCTACAGTAATTGTTGCCGTTGAATTTGCGAATTTTTTATTAGTAATGGTCGCATTGCACTTTGTTGCACTAGCTTTTTCTTTTGAAATTAACACACACCTTTTATACTTGTTTGTATCAATAGTGATTACATTGTTTTTTTGCATTGGGTTAGCTTCATTGCTTAGCCTTTTTGTTGTTTACTATAGAGATATTAAGCAAATATTAGAAATGGCTGTGCAAGGTTTATTTTACCTAACTCCGATTGTTTATCCAATTATGATGGTTCCAGAAAAATACCATGTATTCATGGAGTTTAATGTGATGTTTCAATTTGTAAGGCTTTTTCATCAAGCAATATATAGCTCTTCCCCTCCTGTTTGGGGCTATATGGTTGCTCCGTTGGGTCTAGCGATAGTTGTGTTCTTACTTGGCTTGGCCATGCATAGGCGCCTGGGCAGGCAACTCGTATTTAGGTTATGA
- the rfbA gene encoding glucose-1-phosphate thymidylyltransferase RfbA gives MKGIILAGGSGTRLYPVTKGVSKQLLPVYDKPMIYYPLSVLMLAGIREVLMITTPHDQQSYMNLLGDGSYFGIQLSYAVQESPDGLAQAFIIGEDFIGNDSVCLVLGDNIFWGQGFSPKLMDAAEREFGATVFGYQVLDPERFGVVDFDAEGKALSIEEKPENPKSNYAVTGLYFYDNQVVEIAKSVKPSVRGELEISCVNQAYLERGDLHVEVLGRGFAWLDTGTHESLLEAALFVETIEKRQGYKIACLEEIAWHQGWLSDEDVKRVAADLSKNSYGRYLSSLVEGKL, from the coding sequence ATGAAGGGAATTATATTAGCAGGCGGTTCAGGTACTAGGCTTTACCCTGTCACAAAAGGTGTGTCGAAGCAGTTGTTACCAGTGTATGACAAGCCAATGATTTATTATCCCTTGTCTGTTTTGATGCTGGCGGGTATCCGAGAGGTACTCATGATTACGACGCCTCATGACCAGCAAAGTTATATGAACTTGCTTGGAGATGGCTCATATTTTGGTATTCAGTTAAGTTATGCGGTACAAGAAAGTCCTGACGGGCTAGCCCAAGCCTTTATTATTGGTGAAGACTTTATTGGTAATGATTCGGTTTGTTTGGTTTTGGGTGATAATATTTTCTGGGGACAAGGCTTTAGCCCTAAGCTTATGGATGCCGCGGAAAGAGAGTTTGGTGCGACGGTGTTTGGTTATCAGGTTTTAGACCCTGAACGGTTTGGTGTAGTTGATTTTGATGCTGAGGGTAAGGCACTGTCGATTGAAGAAAAACCTGAAAACCCCAAGTCCAACTATGCTGTAACAGGTCTTTATTTTTACGATAACCAAGTGGTTGAGATAGCAAAGTCTGTCAAGCCTTCTGTTCGGGGGGAGTTGGAAATATCATGCGTCAACCAAGCTTATCTGGAGCGAGGGGATTTGCATGTTGAGGTCTTGGGGCGTGGTTTTGCTTGGTTGGATACAGGTACACATGAAAGTTTATTGGAAGCTGCATTGTTTGTTGAAACAATCGAAAAACGTCAAGGTTATAAGATTGCTTGCCTAGAAGAGATTGCGTGGCATCAAGGCTGGCTTTCTGATGAAGATGTTAAAAGGGTGGCTGCAGACTTATCCAAAAATAGCTATGGACGCTATTTGAGTTCGCTTGTTGAAGGTAAACTATGA
- a CDS encoding sulfotransferase family protein, with protein MDIVFVAGLPRSGTTLISGLLQGEEAYPMLPECIYLTRIISLCHKIKTYPDKTRFTSFIKSNEGAYELAHFTGCKVDMDNPYSKRSFEFDKANLFSSVNYGSDITAASLRWLEKDLSEAEVSQVEEMFAGVMAWGNYE; from the coding sequence ATGGATATTGTATTTGTTGCTGGCCTACCAAGAAGTGGTACTACTTTAATCTCAGGTCTACTTCAGGGTGAGGAGGCGTACCCGATGTTGCCAGAGTGTATATACCTTACGCGTATTATTTCTTTATGTCATAAAATAAAGACATACCCTGATAAAACAAGATTCACTTCTTTTATTAAGAGTAATGAGGGTGCTTATGAGCTGGCACACTTTACAGGTTGTAAAGTAGACATGGACAACCCTTATTCAAAGCGTTCTTTTGAGTTTGATAAAGCAAATCTTTTTTCATCTGTGAATTACGGTAGTGATATTACAGCAGCTTCGCTAAGGTGGCTTGAAAAAGATTTATCGGAGGCTGAGGTATCTCAGGTTGAAGAGATGTTTGCAGGTGTAATGGCTTGGGGGAATTATGAATGA
- the rfbB gene encoding dTDP-glucose 4,6-dehydratase yields MGKMIAVTGGAGFIGSALIRHLISNTNYSVVNIDKLTYAGNIESIAEVAGSSRYHFEKYDICDGLEVRRIFKQYQPDIIMHLAAESHVDRSIDGPGAFVQTNIIGTYTLLEATREYWLTLDAQKKERFRFHHISTDEVYGDLEGLDSFFTEDTPYAPSSPYSASKASSDHLVRAWQRTYGLPTLVTNCSNNYGPYHFPEKLIPLVILNALEGKPLPVYGQGEQIRDWLYVEDHARALALVAGQGEIGETYNIGGHNEKKNIEVVRLICELLEELAPHKPKGVYQYTDLITFVSDRPGHDMRYAIDASKIERKLGWKPEETFESGLRKTVEWYLSNKQWCQHVQDGSYQGERLGESA; encoded by the coding sequence ATGGGAAAAATGATTGCAGTGACTGGCGGTGCAGGTTTTATTGGGTCTGCATTGATTAGGCACTTGATAAGTAATACGAACTACTCAGTGGTGAATATTGATAAATTAACATATGCTGGGAATATAGAGTCAATTGCAGAAGTTGCTGGCAGCTCACGGTATCATTTTGAGAAGTATGATATATGCGATGGTTTGGAAGTCCGACGAATATTTAAGCAGTACCAACCAGATATCATTATGCACCTTGCTGCGGAGTCTCATGTTGACCGATCAATTGATGGTCCTGGAGCGTTTGTTCAAACTAATATTATTGGTACATATACATTGCTTGAAGCTACCAGAGAATATTGGTTAACGCTTGATGCTCAAAAGAAAGAAAGGTTTCGTTTCCATCACATCTCAACTGATGAAGTATATGGTGACCTTGAAGGACTGGATAGTTTCTTTACCGAGGATACGCCTTATGCGCCAAGTTCACCATATTCGGCGAGCAAGGCAAGCTCTGATCACCTTGTGCGAGCTTGGCAACGAACTTATGGGCTTCCAACATTGGTAACGAACTGTTCAAACAACTATGGGCCATATCATTTTCCAGAGAAGCTTATCCCTTTGGTTATCTTAAATGCGCTTGAAGGCAAACCTCTGCCTGTTTACGGCCAAGGAGAACAAATTAGAGATTGGCTTTATGTTGAGGATCATGCTCGGGCTCTTGCGTTAGTTGCTGGGCAAGGTGAGATAGGGGAAACATATAATATTGGTGGGCACAATGAAAAGAAAAATATTGAAGTGGTTCGGTTGATTTGCGAGCTGCTCGAAGAGCTGGCACCACATAAACCTAAAGGCGTGTACCAATACACAGATTTAATTACTTTTGTCTCGGATAGACCTGGTCATGATATGCGTTATGCTATTGATGCGAGCAAAATTGAGCGTAAACTTGGCTGGAAGCCAGAGGAAACATTTGAGTCAGGGCTGAGGAAAACTGTGGAATGGTACTTGAGTAATAAGCAATGGTGCCAGCATGTTCAAGATGGTTCCTATCAAGGAGAGCGTTTGGGAGAATCGGCATGA
- a CDS encoding glycosyltransferase family protein, with amino-acid sequence MIEQVSKPLSIIAFIHTYQADGEFDPYMVSVVKGFESIGLNVHVIRTNDLVPSLASTHIGVGVNINKLVDFINYLNPLFIFTTNRGGITQEIMSQTECPIITRMVDLVPFYHQGGLGYPLFCDRDYVFVPTLESVKSFEQQHPILKGKVSYLPFATDPSAFVRYCGVEKDISVSFVGTYFYADLITNILSDLKNAPRLRSTFLKLSDDIKNNFHINFEKLSYSHDIEVLCKELGVDSEFLRMQISNVHALNKRVHYLDAVVDMGLKLFGTSNWVQVSQFSMRLLQSFQFDEFIDSRDKLIKLYQRSRIALNIPHHQAGAGMPYRVYDIMASSALLITEYHKDSELFVLFGQDMPVPMYKNATELRELVAYFLEHESERRAIVEQCNQLIKDKGITFEHRAKSYCDEAGVRLDSSLSGSVSYLQFRGGRWVSSSDITGEAEKITRAMLIEARLYSSSQWFLPYNVIKMWEPRVKVLSVEGDNKAESKMTFIKARAIVYKLKAFAKWVVPFRLFQVLEALLRRS; translated from the coding sequence ATGATTGAACAGGTAAGTAAGCCTCTTAGTATCATCGCTTTTATTCATACATATCAAGCTGATGGTGAGTTTGACCCTTATATGGTTTCAGTAGTGAAAGGGTTTGAGAGTATCGGTTTAAATGTGCATGTTATACGCACAAATGATCTTGTTCCTAGTCTAGCATCAACGCATATAGGCGTTGGGGTTAATATAAATAAGCTGGTTGATTTTATTAATTATTTAAACCCGCTATTTATATTCACAACAAACCGTGGCGGCATCACACAAGAGATTATGTCGCAAACTGAGTGCCCTATTATTACTAGAATGGTTGATTTGGTTCCATTTTACCATCAGGGCGGTTTAGGTTATCCATTGTTTTGTGATAGAGATTATGTGTTTGTACCTACACTAGAAAGTGTTAAAAGCTTTGAGCAGCAACACCCTATTTTGAAAGGTAAGGTGTCATATCTTCCTTTCGCAACAGACCCTTCGGCTTTTGTGCGTTATTGTGGTGTTGAAAAGGATATTTCAGTTAGTTTTGTAGGTACTTATTTTTATGCGGACTTAATCACCAATATTTTATCAGACTTGAAGAATGCTCCCAGACTAAGGTCGACCTTTCTTAAGCTTAGTGATGATATCAAAAATAATTTCCATATAAATTTTGAAAAGCTTAGTTATAGCCATGATATTGAGGTATTATGTAAAGAGTTGGGTGTAGATTCTGAGTTTTTGCGTATGCAAATTTCTAATGTGCATGCTTTAAATAAGCGCGTTCATTATTTAGATGCAGTGGTTGATATGGGTTTGAAATTATTTGGTACATCCAACTGGGTGCAGGTTAGCCAGTTTTCAATGAGGCTTTTACAAAGTTTTCAATTTGATGAGTTTATTGATAGCCGAGATAAGCTTATCAAGCTTTATCAGCGTTCTAGGATAGCCTTGAATATCCCTCATCATCAGGCAGGAGCAGGGATGCCATATCGTGTATATGATATTATGGCATCAAGTGCATTACTTATTACAGAGTACCACAAAGACTCTGAGCTGTTCGTGTTATTTGGTCAAGATATGCCCGTCCCTATGTATAAGAATGCTACAGAGCTACGCGAGTTGGTTGCCTACTTCCTCGAGCATGAAAGTGAGCGAAGGGCAATTGTTGAACAGTGCAATCAGTTGATTAAAGACAAGGGTATAACTTTTGAGCATAGAGCGAAGTCTTATTGTGATGAGGCAGGAGTTCGGCTTGATAGTAGTCTAAGCGGATCAGTGTCATACCTTCAGTTCCGAGGTGGTAGATGGGTTAGTAGCTCAGATATTACTGGTGAGGCTGAGAAAATTACGAGAGCAATGCTTATTGAGGCAAGGCTTTACAGTTCAAGTCAGTGGTTCCTTCCATATAATGTTATTAAAATGTGGGAGCCTAGAGTGAAGGTGTTGTCCGTGGAGGGTGATAATAAAGCTGAGAGTAAGATGACTTTTATAAAAGCAAGGGCTATTGTATATAAGCTCAAAGCTTTTGCAAAATGGGTTGTTCCTTTTCGTTTGTTTCAAGTGTTAGAGGCTCTGCTTAGGAGGTCATAA
- a CDS encoding sulfotransferase, producing the protein MEKFFMFTQGRTGSTAIIDELNKHPEIACLQELFIPKVNAPILMDAHEKYAENFLEHVDSPYPLVPFEVFRLQYKKVFSFPMDVYRRSGKFKRFGQIMLDYLDAIEQYGKEQGATAVGFKALTNHVDAHPGILEKLRQGDYQVLYLERKNVVNKVLSGVVAEQRGVYNRKDFVVPEETYTIDLDDFILKVQCTVEGVQTEKKMLKSAGFPLLEVSYEDFVADREAFFTPVFEFLGVEYRLPTQSDYSKMINKPIHEVVENYTEFAARVHELGMGDMLA; encoded by the coding sequence ATGGAAAAGTTTTTTATGTTTACGCAGGGGAGAACAGGTTCTACTGCTATTATTGATGAGTTAAATAAGCACCCTGAAATAGCCTGTTTACAAGAGCTTTTTATTCCAAAGGTGAATGCTCCGATATTGATGGATGCTCATGAAAAGTATGCTGAAAATTTCTTGGAGCACGTTGATAGCCCTTATCCTTTGGTGCCTTTTGAGGTGTTTCGTTTGCAGTATAAGAAAGTTTTTTCCTTTCCTATGGATGTATACAGGCGTTCAGGTAAGTTTAAACGTTTCGGGCAGATAATGTTAGATTATCTAGATGCTATAGAGCAATATGGTAAGGAGCAGGGGGCGACTGCAGTTGGGTTTAAAGCATTAACAAATCATGTTGATGCACACCCTGGTATTTTAGAAAAGCTACGTCAGGGTGATTACCAAGTGCTTTATTTGGAAAGAAAGAACGTTGTGAATAAGGTTCTATCTGGCGTTGTGGCTGAACAACGCGGTGTTTACAACCGCAAAGACTTTGTTGTGCCGGAAGAGACTTACACTATAGATTTGGATGACTTTATACTTAAGGTTCAATGTACGGTAGAGGGTGTTCAGACAGAGAAGAAAATGCTCAAGAGTGCAGGGTTTCCTCTTCTAGAAGTCAGTTATGAAGACTTTGTTGCAGATAGAGAAGCTTTTTTTACACCTGTTTTTGAGTTTCTTGGGGTTGAGTATAGGCTACCAACTCAATCGGATTATTCAAAAATGATTAATAAACCTATCCATGAGGTTGTTGAGAATTACACCGAGTTTGCAGCTAGGGTGCACGAGCTTGGCATGGGAGATATGCTTGCATGA
- the cysC gene encoding adenylyl-sulfate kinase, producing the protein MSSENVIWHMHHITKDDRAKQKQQRPCILWFTGLSGSGKSTIASAVEQKLFESGYHTYLLDGDNVRHGLNKDLGFSDEDRVENIRRIGELSKLMVDAGLLVMTAFISPFKSDRRMVRSLVQNHEFIEVYMETALEECERRDPKGLYKKARKGEIKNFTGIDSEYEVPECPEVVLNTVANSIEECADQVIDYLRVNKMIS; encoded by the coding sequence ATGAGTTCAGAGAATGTCATCTGGCATATGCACCATATCACCAAAGATGATAGGGCGAAACAAAAGCAACAGCGCCCATGCATTTTATGGTTTACGGGGTTGAGCGGCTCAGGGAAATCAACCATTGCCAGCGCTGTGGAGCAAAAGCTTTTTGAGTCAGGCTATCATACATACTTATTGGATGGAGATAATGTGCGTCATGGGCTGAATAAAGATTTGGGCTTTTCCGATGAAGATAGGGTTGAAAATATTCGCCGGATTGGTGAGCTTTCAAAATTGATGGTGGATGCTGGTTTATTGGTGATGACAGCATTTATTTCACCCTTCAAGTCGGATAGAAGAATGGTGAGAAGTTTGGTGCAAAACCATGAGTTTATTGAAGTATATATGGAAACCGCATTAGAAGAGTGTGAGCGTAGAGACCCAAAGGGTTTATATAAAAAAGCACGCAAAGGTGAAATCAAGAACTTTACAGGTATTGATTCTGAGTACGAAGTGCCAGAGTGCCCTGAGGTTGTGCTGAATACCGTAGCTAACAGTATTGAAGAGTGTGCCGATCAAGTGATTGACTACCTAAGAGTTAATAAAATGATTTCTTGA
- a CDS encoding ABC transporter ATP-binding protein translates to MNQSSAVGINVDNLSVTFMRHAGLASSFRETLNRILRREQVGPKSFLALDHVNFSASEGERVAIVGHNGAGKSTLLKCIAGIYPPTEGMIEVNGMMIPLLELGAGFSMAMSVRENIYLNGAILGLPKEKVQELEGDILAFSELGNFSDQPMISLSSGMRSRLGFSVASFLNPEILLLDEVFATGDVAFVKKAKAKMEEMIDNCKIVLMVSHQESIIRDVCNRMVVMDHGKIVKDTSIDEGYEFYHKLINV, encoded by the coding sequence ATGAATCAAAGTAGTGCAGTAGGTATTAATGTTGATAACTTAAGCGTGACATTTATGCGTCATGCAGGTTTAGCATCGTCATTTAGGGAGACTTTAAACCGTATATTACGCAGAGAACAGGTTGGACCCAAGAGCTTTCTCGCATTAGATCATGTTAATTTTAGTGCGTCAGAAGGAGAGAGGGTTGCTATTGTTGGTCATAATGGTGCAGGTAAGTCTACACTCCTCAAGTGTATCGCTGGTATTTACCCGCCTACTGAGGGTATGATTGAAGTGAATGGTATGATGATTCCTTTGCTTGAGCTTGGTGCTGGTTTTTCTATGGCGATGAGTGTACGGGAAAATATTTACCTGAATGGAGCAATCCTAGGTTTGCCTAAAGAAAAAGTACAAGAGCTTGAAGGAGATATTCTAGCATTCTCTGAATTGGGCAATTTTTCTGATCAGCCCATGATCAGTTTATCATCTGGGATGAGAAGTAGGCTGGGTTTTAGCGTGGCATCATTTTTAAACCCTGAAATACTGCTTTTAGATGAGGTCTTTGCGACAGGTGACGTGGCTTTTGTGAAAAAGGCAAAGGCAAAAATGGAAGAGATGATCGATAACTGTAAAATTGTACTCATGGTTTCACACCAAGAATCCATTATTAGAGATGTATGCAATAGAATGGTGGTGATGGATCATGGTAAAATAGTAAAAGATACCTCAATTGATGAAGGTTATGAATTTTACCATAAGTTAATTAACGTTTAA
- a CDS encoding acyltransferase: MSLSKKQVNIHALANVQSEHIGKGTYVWQYCVVLPEAKIGENCNINAFVLVENDVSIGDNVTIKSGVQVWDGLRIADDVFIGPNVTFTNDFLPRSKVRPAHFLNTHIEKNASIGANATIIGGVTIGAFAMVGAGSVVTKDVPAHALVYGNPAVQNGWVCICGKKLQFDEHNCTVCCDKKYIAKNLCLEVS; this comes from the coding sequence ATGAGTTTATCAAAGAAGCAAGTTAATATTCATGCTCTGGCAAATGTGCAAAGTGAGCACATTGGGAAAGGCACATATGTTTGGCAATATTGTGTTGTTCTCCCAGAAGCTAAGATAGGTGAGAACTGCAATATCAATGCATTTGTGCTCGTGGAAAATGATGTTTCTATTGGGGATAACGTTACAATTAAGTCAGGTGTTCAGGTTTGGGATGGCTTAAGGATTGCAGATGATGTTTTTATTGGCCCGAATGTCACGTTTACCAATGACTTTCTGCCTAGATCAAAAGTAAGGCCTGCACATTTTCTAAATACGCATATTGAAAAGAACGCTTCTATAGGTGCGAATGCAACCATTATTGGGGGTGTTACTATTGGTGCATTTGCTATGGTTGGCGCGGGTAGTGTTGTGACCAAGGATGTGCCTGCTCATGCTTTGGTTTATGGGAACCCTGCAGTTCAGAACGGTTGGGTTTGTATATGTGGAAAGAAATTACAGTTTGATGAACATAATTGTACGGTGTGCTGTGATAAAAAATATATTGCAAAGAACTTGTGCTTAGAGGTTAGTTGA